The Paraburkholderia sabiae genome includes a region encoding these proteins:
- a CDS encoding IclR family transcriptional regulator: MTDAPKVPRKRKSPATKPQAEAADPTASSLYVQSVEKAMKVLTAFDGSKRQLSLSEISSLTGFDLSATQRFTFTLAALGYLFKDADSRKYELSPRLLDFTYHYLTSNELVSRATPYLQQLGSETEEATNLTVLDDTDIVFVLRIVSRNVFNAHVITGSRLPAYCTAPGLAILATLPDGEIDDILSRTNLVPYTPSTVYQPRKIKDRIAQIRKQGYAHTEDEYFVSDISTAAAITNAHGRGIGAVNIAVARSRWHADRDERRFADLVISTASAISTRRRVE, from the coding sequence ATGACCGACGCGCCTAAAGTTCCGCGCAAGCGTAAGAGCCCAGCGACGAAGCCGCAGGCCGAGGCGGCGGATCCGACTGCCTCTTCGCTGTACGTGCAGTCCGTCGAAAAGGCGATGAAAGTGCTCACCGCGTTCGACGGCAGCAAGCGTCAGTTGTCGCTGTCCGAGATCTCGTCGCTCACGGGTTTCGACCTGAGCGCGACGCAGCGCTTCACATTCACGCTCGCGGCGCTCGGCTATCTGTTCAAGGATGCCGACAGCCGCAAGTACGAGCTGTCGCCCAGGCTGCTTGACTTCACCTATCACTATCTGACGTCCAACGAACTCGTGAGTCGTGCGACGCCTTATCTTCAGCAACTCGGCTCGGAGACGGAGGAGGCCACCAATCTCACCGTGCTCGACGACACGGACATCGTGTTCGTGCTGCGGATCGTGAGCCGCAACGTGTTCAACGCGCATGTGATTACGGGGTCGCGTCTGCCCGCGTATTGCACCGCGCCGGGGCTCGCCATCCTGGCGACACTGCCCGACGGAGAAATCGACGACATCCTGTCGCGCACGAATCTCGTGCCTTATACGCCGTCGACCGTGTATCAGCCGCGCAAGATCAAAGACCGCATCGCGCAGATCCGGAAGCAGGGGTATGCGCATACGGAAGACGAGTACTTCGTTAGCGATATTTCGACGGCGGCGGCGATCACCAATGCGCATGGCAGAGGGATTGGCGCGGTGAATATTGCTGTTGCGAGATCGCGTTGGCATGCTGACCGCGATGAGCGGCGTTTTGCGGATCTGGTTATTTCGACGGCTTCGGCTATTTCGACTCGGCGGCGGGTTGAATAG
- a CDS encoding AMP-binding protein: MHRYPEYFAHRHADDELDCVPLLAAGLRRAPSRTVAHFDDQAITCHDIARHVAQLQRWFAQEGLVPGDRVAVMLGNSADHVHLIYALVLSGLVWVPVNTKLRAAGLEYLLQHAEPKLLIIDDEFDAVTAAIDCAATRRVRIPAFDAREAHAAFTSPDIGVHDPLCIIYTSGTTGAPKGVVFTHRMMRIAGEAALRVADVREGDRLFLWEPLCHIGGAQMLLLPFLEAVTLHAVPRFSASQFWPQIQRARATQLHYLGGVLDILMQLPPDAQPDTHTLRVAWGAGVSASAWMAVQARLNVRLRECYGMTECSSFATANATGKPGSIGRALPWIEVELLDDEGQPVNDGEAGEIVLSSKVEGTFLPTYLKNPDATRAALRNGKLHTGDRARRDADGDFFFIGRQTDSMRVRGENVSAWEIERIFAEHPAVHASAAIGVASAIGEQDILLNVQFKGEPVDWETMHAWARERLASFQLPRYYRAVERFELTASERIKKHLLPRSVDDAWDRMGKARV; the protein is encoded by the coding sequence ATGCATCGCTATCCGGAATACTTCGCTCACCGACATGCAGACGACGAACTCGACTGCGTGCCACTGCTCGCGGCGGGATTGCGCCGTGCACCGTCGCGCACGGTTGCGCACTTCGACGATCAGGCGATCACCTGCCATGACATAGCGCGGCATGTCGCGCAGTTGCAGCGGTGGTTCGCGCAGGAAGGACTCGTGCCGGGCGACCGCGTCGCGGTGATGCTCGGCAACAGCGCAGACCATGTGCATCTGATCTACGCGCTCGTGCTCAGCGGGCTTGTCTGGGTGCCGGTGAACACGAAGCTGCGTGCGGCGGGCCTCGAGTACTTGCTGCAGCACGCGGAGCCGAAACTGCTCATCATCGACGACGAATTCGACGCTGTGACCGCGGCGATCGACTGCGCCGCGACGCGGCGCGTGCGCATCCCAGCGTTCGATGCGCGGGAAGCGCACGCCGCATTCACGAGCCCGGACATCGGCGTGCACGATCCGCTGTGCATCATCTATACGTCGGGCACGACGGGCGCGCCGAAGGGCGTCGTCTTCACGCACCGGATGATGCGCATCGCGGGCGAAGCCGCGCTGCGCGTCGCCGATGTACGCGAAGGCGACCGGCTGTTTCTGTGGGAGCCGCTGTGTCACATCGGCGGTGCGCAGATGTTGCTGCTGCCGTTCCTCGAAGCCGTGACCTTACATGCGGTGCCGCGCTTCTCCGCCTCGCAGTTCTGGCCGCAGATCCAGCGCGCCCGCGCGACGCAGTTGCATTATCTGGGCGGCGTGCTCGATATCCTGATGCAACTGCCGCCCGACGCGCAGCCCGACACGCACACGCTGCGCGTCGCATGGGGCGCGGGCGTGAGCGCCTCGGCGTGGATGGCGGTGCAGGCGCGGCTCAACGTGCGCCTGCGGGAATGCTATGGCATGACCGAATGTTCGAGCTTCGCGACGGCGAATGCGACGGGCAAGCCGGGGTCGATCGGTCGCGCGTTGCCGTGGATCGAGGTCGAACTGCTCGACGACGAAGGCCAGCCTGTGAACGACGGCGAAGCGGGCGAGATCGTGTTGTCGAGCAAGGTGGAGGGCACGTTTCTGCCGACGTACCTGAAGAATCCCGACGCGACGCGAGCTGCTTTGCGCAACGGCAAGTTACATACGGGCGACCGCGCGCGGCGCGATGCCGACGGCGATTTCTTTTTCATCGGCCGGCAGACGGACAGCATGCGGGTGCGCGGCGAGAACGTATCGGCGTGGGAGATCGAGCGCATTTTTGCGGAGCATCCGGCCGTACACGCCAGCGCGGCGATCGGCGTGGCATCGGCGATCGGCGAGCAGGATATCCTGCTCAACGTGCAGTTCAAGGGCGAGCCCGTGGACTGGGAAACCATGCATGCATGGGCGCGCGAGCGGCTCGCCAGTTTTCAGTTGCCGCGCTATTACCGCGCGGTGGAAAGGTTCGAACTGACGGCGAGCGAGCGCATCAAGAAGCATCTGCTGCCGCGCAGCGTGGATGACGCCTGGGACCGGATGGGCAAGGCTCGGGTGTGA
- a CDS encoding ABC transporter permease subunit codes for MTIALHALRENEASRRGRSVVLARCLRFLPIVPTLLFLLVFFIVPVGEILQGGLVSADGQIGFAQFERIARTPVYAKVLWITFAISFLTAALSILLGYPVAYMLSRLSERVRERWLLWIMLPFWTSYLVKTYAWMLLLSKTGVLSTIALSLGLVHETSGTIPSLTGVLIGMVHSMLPLAVMTMLPVMRGIDDRLAQAAETLGAERSTSFFTVFLPLSSPGVAAAGLLVFISSLGFFIVPALLGSPKETMIAQLVISSVLELFDMRFAGALSTVLLVCSIVIFFVYDRMVGLTSLTGEVTERSRGSRAQGFRLALLMTAGRVFAPFMMRRNALADTGARAASPLGLYTCVIMALLVVPVLSVIPYAFTSSDYIAFPPKFFSMRWFGTFMDSPVWRSAIIRSFEVGLGTALLSLLLGFGATLAMTRMPRRASKPMFALLVAPLIVPRIVVAVGLLYLFGRLGLTGTNLGLIVGHTVLAIPYVVVTLAAGFQRFDWRLDDAARVMGASPLRRITSVVLPLLMASVTAAFLFAFLVSFDDLTIAIFVSGGINSTLPKQMWDDIQLAITPTLAAVSTTLVILIALVVTVSSWLKRRAR; via the coding sequence ATGACCATCGCTCTTCATGCGCTACGCGAAAACGAAGCGTCGCGACGCGGCCGGTCCGTCGTGCTCGCGCGCTGCCTGCGCTTTCTGCCGATCGTGCCGACGCTGCTGTTCCTGCTGGTGTTCTTCATCGTGCCCGTCGGCGAGATACTGCAAGGCGGACTCGTCAGCGCCGATGGCCAGATCGGCTTCGCGCAATTCGAACGGATTGCGCGCACACCCGTTTATGCGAAGGTGCTGTGGATCACCTTCGCCATCTCGTTCCTGACGGCGGCGCTGTCCATTCTGCTCGGCTATCCCGTCGCGTACATGCTGAGCCGGCTGTCGGAGCGCGTGCGCGAACGCTGGCTGCTGTGGATCATGCTGCCGTTCTGGACCAGCTATCTCGTCAAGACGTACGCGTGGATGCTGCTGCTTTCGAAGACGGGCGTGCTGTCGACGATCGCGCTCTCGCTCGGCCTCGTGCACGAGACGAGCGGCACGATACCGTCGCTGACGGGCGTGCTGATCGGCATGGTGCATTCGATGCTGCCGCTCGCCGTCATGACGATGCTTCCCGTAATGCGCGGCATCGACGACCGGCTCGCGCAGGCGGCGGAAACGCTCGGCGCGGAACGCAGCACGAGCTTCTTCACGGTGTTTCTGCCGCTCTCTTCGCCGGGCGTGGCGGCGGCGGGGCTGCTCGTGTTCATCTCCAGCCTCGGCTTCTTTATCGTGCCGGCGCTGCTCGGCTCGCCGAAAGAAACGATGATCGCGCAGCTCGTGATCTCGTCCGTCCTCGAACTCTTCGACATGCGCTTCGCCGGCGCGCTATCGACAGTGCTGCTGGTCTGCTCGATCGTCATCTTCTTCGTCTATGACCGCATGGTCGGTCTCACGTCGCTGACGGGCGAAGTGACGGAGCGTTCGCGCGGCTCGCGCGCACAGGGATTCAGGCTCGCACTGCTGATGACGGCGGGCCGCGTCTTCGCGCCGTTCATGATGCGCCGCAACGCGCTCGCGGACACGGGCGCGCGCGCCGCGAGCCCGCTCGGACTCTATACGTGCGTCATCATGGCGCTGCTCGTGGTGCCGGTGCTGTCGGTGATTCCGTATGCGTTCACGTCGAGCGACTACATTGCGTTCCCGCCGAAGTTCTTCAGCATGCGCTGGTTCGGCACCTTCATGGATTCGCCCGTGTGGCGCAGCGCGATCATCCGCTCGTTCGAAGTCGGTCTGGGCACTGCATTGCTGTCGCTGCTGCTCGGCTTCGGCGCGACGCTTGCGATGACGCGCATGCCGCGCCGCGCGAGCAAGCCGATGTTCGCGCTGCTGGTCGCGCCGCTGATCGTGCCGCGCATCGTCGTCGCCGTGGGGCTGCTGTATCTGTTCGGCCGCCTGGGACTCACGGGCACGAATCTCGGCCTGATCGTCGGGCATACGGTGCTCGCGATTCCTTATGTGGTCGTCACGCTCGCGGCGGGCTTCCAGCGCTTCGACTGGCGGCTGGACGACGCAGCGCGCGTGATGGGCGCGTCGCCGTTGCGGCGGATTACGTCCGTCGTGCTGCCGCTGCTGATGGCAAGCGTCACGGCGGCGTTCCTGTTCGCGTTTCTCGTTTCCTTCGACGATCTGACGATCGCGATCTTCGTGAGCGGCGGCATCAATTCGACGCTGCCGAAGCAGATGTGGGACGACATCCAGCTCGCGATCACGCCGACGCTCGCCGCCGTGTCGACGACGCTGGTCATTCTCATCGCGCTCGTCGTGACGGTGTCTTCCTGGCTCAAGCGCCGCGCGCGCTGA
- a CDS encoding ABC transporter ATP-binding protein, which yields MSSKLEAIGIAKRYGDSVALEPTDLAVQAGEFLTLLGPSGSGKTTLLQMISGLVAPSAGRIEIDGRDVTHVEPGKRGIGMVFQSYALFPHMSVWDNVAYGLRMRRKSRDEVRAAVDDALAMVRMTEFAKRFPKELSGGQQQRIALARCFAYRPSVILLDEPLGALDKKLREHMQTEIRRLHKELGATFVYVTHDQDEALTLSDRICLMNQARIEQVGTPADLYDRPATRFAAGFIGHSNLLEGELDAERGAAGEPILLAAGGRIPLPLGASGAPATRHTLLLRPEAPRLVEPQSGFVDGTIADVVFFGSDTRVSLSMSDGSELTVRCERGVTPRIGDKVGLTWDPHRTTLLHA from the coding sequence ATGAGCTCGAAACTCGAGGCAATCGGCATCGCGAAGCGTTATGGCGATTCGGTCGCGCTGGAACCGACGGACCTCGCCGTGCAAGCGGGCGAATTCCTGACGCTGCTCGGTCCCTCGGGTTCGGGCAAAACAACTTTGCTCCAGATGATCTCCGGGCTCGTCGCGCCGAGCGCGGGGCGCATCGAAATCGACGGGCGCGATGTCACGCATGTCGAACCGGGCAAGCGTGGCATCGGCATGGTGTTCCAGAGCTATGCGCTGTTTCCGCACATGAGTGTGTGGGACAACGTCGCATACGGTCTGCGCATGCGCCGCAAATCGCGCGATGAAGTGCGTGCCGCCGTGGACGACGCGCTCGCGATGGTGCGCATGACCGAGTTCGCGAAGCGCTTTCCGAAGGAGTTGTCGGGCGGGCAGCAGCAGCGCATCGCGCTCGCGCGCTGCTTCGCGTACCGGCCTTCCGTGATTCTGCTCGACGAGCCGCTCGGCGCGCTCGACAAGAAACTGCGCGAACACATGCAGACCGAAATCCGACGCCTGCACAAGGAACTCGGCGCGACCTTCGTCTACGTGACGCACGATCAGGACGAAGCGCTCACGCTTTCCGACCGTATCTGCCTGATGAACCAGGCGCGCATCGAGCAGGTGGGCACGCCAGCGGATCTTTACGATCGTCCCGCCACACGCTTTGCGGCGGGCTTCATCGGCCATTCGAATCTGCTCGAAGGCGAACTCGACGCTGAGCGCGGCGCCGCCGGCGAGCCGATCCTGCTTGCGGCGGGCGGCCGCATTCCCTTGCCGCTCGGCGCATCGGGCGCGCCTGCCACGCGTCACACGCTGCTTCTGCGTCCCGAAGCGCCGCGTCTCGTCGAACCGCAGAGCGGCTTCGTCGACGGCACGATCGCGGATGTCGTGTTCTTCGGCAGCGACACGCGCGTGTCGCTTTCGATGAGCGACGGCAGCGAGCTGACCGTACGCTGCGAGCGCGGCGTGACACCGCGCATCGGCGACAAGGTGGGGCTCACGTGGGACCCGCATCGCACGACGTTGCTGCACGCCTGA
- a CDS encoding ABC transporter substrate-binding protein, with amino-acid sequence MTQDFNPTRRRILHGAGALAVAGMMPLAARAQSKQIVVSDPGGPYTTAYREAFYDPFEKATGIKVVSVARESQPVAQFAAMVQTKNYVWDVTTLTLSADIPFLEAKGLLEPIGLKASDYPDIMPEAITPNWLGVDVYSTVLAYRADKFKDNGPKSWADFWDVKKFPGRRCLRRSPLDTLEQALLADGVPLDKLYPLDVDRAFKSLDKIKPHINIWWTSGAQAMQAIQSGDVDMISTWNGRAQAAKDSGAPVTIVWNQGLYSIEGWGIPKGTPHADAAKQFVRFCADAKRQAMLTRTLAYGPTNKKSFETIGKERATLLPTAPDNIKDMKLPSPQWWEESRQKVTERFNSWIIS; translated from the coding sequence ATGACACAAGACTTCAACCCGACGCGCCGCCGCATTCTGCACGGCGCGGGCGCGCTCGCCGTGGCCGGCATGATGCCGCTGGCCGCACGCGCGCAATCGAAGCAGATCGTCGTATCGGACCCGGGCGGCCCGTATACGACCGCCTATCGCGAAGCCTTCTATGACCCGTTCGAGAAAGCGACGGGCATCAAGGTCGTCAGCGTCGCGCGCGAATCGCAGCCGGTCGCGCAGTTCGCGGCGATGGTGCAAACGAAGAACTATGTGTGGGACGTCACGACGCTGACGCTGTCGGCGGACATTCCGTTTCTCGAAGCGAAAGGCCTGCTGGAACCGATCGGCCTGAAAGCGAGCGACTATCCGGACATCATGCCGGAGGCGATCACGCCGAACTGGCTCGGCGTCGACGTGTATTCGACCGTGCTCGCGTATCGCGCGGACAAGTTCAAGGACAACGGCCCGAAGTCGTGGGCGGACTTCTGGGACGTGAAGAAATTCCCCGGCCGCCGCTGCCTGCGTCGCAGTCCGCTCGACACGCTCGAACAGGCGCTACTCGCCGACGGCGTGCCGCTCGACAAGCTCTATCCGCTCGACGTGGACCGCGCATTCAAGAGTCTCGACAAGATCAAGCCGCACATCAACATCTGGTGGACTTCCGGCGCGCAGGCGATGCAGGCGATCCAGAGCGGCGACGTCGACATGATCTCGACATGGAACGGCCGCGCGCAGGCCGCGAAGGACAGCGGCGCGCCCGTGACGATCGTGTGGAATCAAGGCTTGTATTCGATCGAAGGCTGGGGCATTCCGAAGGGCACGCCGCACGCCGATGCCGCGAAGCAGTTCGTGCGCTTTTGCGCCGACGCGAAACGTCAGGCGATGCTCACGCGCACGCTCGCGTACGGCCCGACCAACAAGAAGTCCTTCGAGACCATCGGCAAGGAGCGCGCAACGCTTCTGCCGACCGCTCCCGACAATATCAAGGACATGAAGCTGCCGAGCCCGCAATGGTGGGAAGAGAGCCGCCAGAAGGTCACCGAGCGGTTCAATTCGTGGATCATTTCGTAA
- a CDS encoding enoyl-CoA hydratase/isomerase family protein — MGDDVLFSNHGRVAVITLNRPERLNAWTTPMRESIIAALERFNADDNVAAIIMTGAGNRAFSAGQDLAEAHDFDGERAVAWVKEWQRYYATLRGLSKPLVMALNGTAAGSAFQVALLGDIRVGHAGVRMGQPEINAGIASTTGPWIMNSMLGMSRTIELTLTGRLMEADECYRIGLIHHIVDEDKVFEKALEIATELAAKPPVAMRLDKQRFREMTEPGFVDCIEAGERIQREAYDSGEPARMMEEFFKKRAK, encoded by the coding sequence ATGGGTGACGACGTTCTGTTTTCGAATCACGGCCGCGTCGCGGTCATCACGCTGAATCGTCCCGAACGGCTGAACGCGTGGACCACGCCGATGCGCGAATCGATCATTGCGGCGCTCGAGCGCTTCAACGCCGACGACAATGTCGCCGCGATCATCATGACGGGCGCGGGCAATCGCGCGTTCTCGGCGGGGCAGGATCTGGCGGAAGCGCACGACTTCGACGGCGAACGCGCCGTCGCGTGGGTCAAGGAGTGGCAGCGCTACTACGCGACGCTGCGTGGCCTCTCCAAGCCGCTCGTGATGGCGCTCAACGGCACGGCGGCGGGCTCGGCGTTTCAGGTTGCCTTGCTCGGCGATATCCGCGTCGGTCACGCGGGCGTGCGCATGGGCCAGCCGGAGATCAATGCGGGCATCGCCAGCACGACGGGCCCGTGGATCATGAATTCGATGCTCGGCATGTCGCGCACCATCGAACTCACGCTCACCGGCCGTCTGATGGAAGCCGACGAGTGCTATCGCATCGGACTGATTCATCACATCGTCGATGAAGACAAGGTCTTCGAGAAAGCGCTGGAAATCGCTACGGAACTCGCGGCCAAGCCGCCCGTCGCGATGCGTCTCGACAAACAGCGTTTCCGCGAGATGACCGAGCCTGGTTTCGTCGACTGTATCGAAGCGGGCGAACGCATTCAGCGCGAGGCGTACGACTCGGGCGAGCCCGCTCGCATGATGGAAGAGTTCTTCAAGAAACGCGCCAAATAG
- a CDS encoding ATP-grasp fold amidoligase family protein, with amino-acid sequence MSASRGSFDRKPGLPDKVENGHLHTTGNHVLRRQLKDELKALLPDIFFLSLLHRKEIGRFPNLLRPRTYNEHILKRNLRPDPRYARLSDKLAVRDYVSSVLGEAFLVPLIAAPVEFTPAVFDGLPDSFVMKANHGSSFVKVVHDKSEVSFDALQHLASRWLSTNFYRNARERHYKDIEPRLFFETLLLDSRGNIPADYKVHCFRCNPERPLMYIQHISDRFGPDTRGNIYDVNWNHLDLAIGEYVRSAVPAPPPANLTALLETAAMLSEGFDYVRVDLYVPDDEIYFGELTFTPGAGVAPMFPDQMDFEWGEFFASPVRHSTTPE; translated from the coding sequence ATGAGCGCTTCGAGAGGGTCGTTTGATAGAAAACCGGGTCTTCCTGATAAGGTCGAAAACGGGCACTTGCACACGACCGGGAATCACGTTTTGAGGCGGCAGCTCAAGGACGAACTCAAGGCGCTGCTACCGGACATTTTTTTCCTTTCGCTTCTGCATCGAAAGGAGATAGGGCGATTTCCGAATCTGTTGCGACCGCGTACCTACAACGAACACATTCTGAAACGAAACCTCAGGCCGGACCCTCGATACGCCCGCCTGAGCGACAAGCTCGCCGTGCGCGACTATGTCAGCAGCGTGCTCGGTGAAGCGTTTCTCGTGCCGTTGATCGCCGCACCGGTGGAATTCACGCCTGCCGTGTTCGATGGTCTTCCTGATTCGTTCGTCATGAAGGCGAATCACGGAAGCTCGTTCGTCAAGGTCGTTCACGACAAATCCGAAGTCAGCTTCGATGCATTGCAACATCTTGCTTCCCGTTGGCTGTCGACGAATTTCTATAGAAACGCGCGTGAGCGCCACTACAAGGATATCGAGCCGCGTCTCTTCTTCGAAACGCTGCTGCTCGACAGTCGCGGAAACATTCCTGCCGACTATAAGGTGCATTGCTTCCGCTGCAATCCGGAACGGCCGCTGATGTACATCCAGCACATCAGCGATCGATTCGGTCCGGACACGCGCGGCAATATCTATGACGTGAACTGGAATCATCTCGACCTGGCGATCGGCGAATACGTTCGCAGCGCGGTACCCGCACCGCCGCCTGCCAATCTGACCGCGCTGCTCGAGACAGCAGCGATGCTCTCCGAAGGTTTCGACTATGTCCGGGTCGATCTGTACGTTCCCGACGACGAAATTTATTTTGGAGAGTTGACGTTCACGCCGGGCGCGGGCGTCGCGCCGATGTTCCCTGACCAGATGGACTTCGAGTGGGGCGAATTCTTCGCGTCACCGGTACGTCATTCGACTACGCCTGAATAG
- a CDS encoding NmrA/HSCARG family protein, translating to MSILVTGATGTIGSLIVQRLADAGADVRALVRKQGKASLPAGVAEVVGDMTDVPSMRAALSSVRTLFLLNAVTPDEVTQALIALNLAREAGVERVVYLSVIHADKYTNVPHFTGKHTVERMIESLDIPATILRPAYFMQNERMVQQVIQEHGVYPMPIGSAGIAMVDARDIADIAVAELLRRDRADTALPRVTLDLVGPDALTGASVAKIWGAALGREVAYGGDDLAAFEGQMATFGPGWLAYDMRLMMGGIQKFGMHGAEGSIDRLQTILGRPLRTYADFVSEATASA from the coding sequence ATGAGCATTCTCGTAACCGGTGCTACGGGCACGATTGGTTCTCTCATCGTTCAACGCCTCGCCGACGCTGGCGCCGACGTCAGGGCGCTCGTTCGCAAGCAGGGCAAGGCAAGCTTGCCTGCGGGCGTCGCCGAGGTGGTTGGGGATATGACGGACGTGCCATCGATGCGCGCCGCGCTGTCGTCTGTGCGCACGCTGTTTCTGCTGAACGCCGTCACGCCCGACGAGGTGACGCAAGCACTCATCGCGTTGAACCTGGCACGCGAGGCAGGCGTCGAGCGCGTCGTGTATCTGTCCGTGATCCACGCTGACAAGTACACGAACGTGCCGCATTTCACCGGCAAGCACACGGTCGAACGGATGATAGAAAGCCTCGATATTCCCGCGACTATCCTGCGTCCCGCTTACTTCATGCAGAACGAGCGAATGGTGCAGCAAGTCATTCAGGAGCATGGCGTCTATCCGATGCCGATCGGCTCGGCCGGCATCGCGATGGTCGACGCGCGCGACATCGCGGATATCGCCGTTGCAGAGCTGCTGCGCCGCGACAGAGCGGACACGGCGCTGCCGCGAGTGACATTGGATCTGGTCGGCCCGGATGCGCTGACGGGCGCGTCGGTGGCGAAGATATGGGGCGCAGCGCTCGGTCGCGAGGTCGCTTACGGAGGCGACGACCTGGCAGCGTTCGAAGGACAGATGGCCACGTTCGGTCCCGGCTGGCTTGCCTACGACATGCGCCTGATGATGGGCGGCATCCAGAAGTTCGGCATGCACGGCGCAGAAGGTTCGATCGACCGCTTGCAGACGATATTGGGTCGGCCCCTGCGCACGTACGCGGACTTTGTCAGCGAAGCGACGGCCTCAGCCTGA
- a CDS encoding LysR family transcriptional regulator, translating into MDLNALTDFALVATNGGLGKASRASGKSKATLSRRIADLEEQLGVRLIERGARGLKLTEAGEMLMARTEGPMHEVTEAMTAVREGLSAPRGRLRIASPALFSQLAMGKICARFCAAYPEVTVEVMAEDRMVDLVEEQFDVAIRINPSADSSLVGRCFAKDRLVVVAAPSVRKPASGAVRSVPAIVFSSFQPTNWTLDDGRLVLDPDPRLRLSSFLMIRDAAVAGAGAALLPQSIAWDHLTRGDLVQWGTVSGVEAALWVLHTSRRLPSPKVRAFVEFLCAQYPEASLVLG; encoded by the coding sequence ATGGATCTGAACGCTCTGACCGACTTCGCACTCGTTGCAACGAACGGGGGACTGGGAAAAGCCAGCCGTGCAAGCGGCAAGTCGAAGGCAACGCTGTCGCGACGCATCGCCGATCTGGAAGAGCAACTCGGCGTAAGACTCATCGAGCGCGGCGCGCGAGGGCTCAAGCTCACCGAAGCCGGCGAGATGCTGATGGCTCGCACCGAAGGACCGATGCACGAAGTCACTGAAGCGATGACTGCCGTGCGCGAAGGGCTCTCGGCGCCGCGCGGACGTTTGCGTATCGCGTCGCCCGCGCTGTTCTCGCAACTCGCGATGGGAAAGATTTGCGCGAGGTTCTGTGCGGCCTATCCGGAAGTCACGGTCGAAGTGATGGCAGAAGACCGCATGGTCGATCTCGTCGAGGAGCAGTTCGACGTCGCCATCCGGATCAATCCGAGCGCGGATAGCAGCCTCGTCGGCCGATGCTTTGCGAAGGACCGGCTCGTGGTCGTAGCTGCGCCTTCCGTCCGTAAACCAGCCTCGGGAGCGGTCCGATCCGTTCCTGCCATCGTGTTTTCGAGCTTCCAGCCCACCAACTGGACCCTCGACGACGGGCGCCTGGTTCTGGACCCTGATCCACGCCTCAGGCTTTCTTCGTTTCTGATGATTCGCGATGCTGCCGTCGCCGGTGCTGGCGCCGCCCTTCTTCCACAATCGATAGCGTGGGATCACCTGACTCGCGGGGATCTGGTGCAGTGGGGCACGGTCTCGGGTGTCGAAGCCGCGCTGTGGGTGTTGCACACGTCGCGTCGTCTTCCTTCGCCGAAGGTTCGCGCCTTCGTCGAGTTTTTGTGCGCGCAGTATCCGGAAGCGTCGCTCGTGCTGGGATAG